A single Cherax quadricarinatus isolate ZL_2023a chromosome 4, ASM3850222v1, whole genome shotgun sequence DNA region contains:
- the LOC128684292 gene encoding forkhead box protein B1-like: protein MPRPCRESYGDQKPPYSYISLTAMAIWNSPEKMCTLAEIYKFIVDNFPYYRKNTQRWQNSLRHNLSFNDCFIKIPRRPDRPGKGAYWTLHPSAMNMFENGSFLRRRKRFKIPRDEKDAMEAGMTSCSGVQCPEETLFEDPREFNHIDQELDFHLGYFSHPVQLTPTLGFSPPTAGVSVPTPMVSPPTPALSTPTPVQSTPKRQAFTIENLATSDARPTPDPTPLQPFLSPMGMDEQQAHPHHAHPDHQGVGGMACASCVTTPTLLPHLYPPASLSLNLAAPTPLYPTPFLHAINPQELLQPLQPPYNHALTIFDAMSLSRFYTNHSKDSNHPSYDPSYPKDSSHLSYDPSYPKDSSHPSYDSSYPSFDLSYPSFDSSYTKDASQPMDLSQARPPAQDKENCRYSPPMRSL from the coding sequence ATGCCGCGTCCCTGCCGCGAGAGTTACGGTGATCAGAAGCCGCCGTACTCGTACATCTCCCTCACCGCCATGGCCATCTGGAACAGCCCGGAGAAGATGTGTACACTGGCGGAGATCTACAAGTTTATTGTGGACAACTTTCCCTACTACCGCAAGAACACTCAACGCTGGCAGAACTCTCTGCGTCACAACCTCTCCTTCAACGACTGCTTTATTAAGATCCCTCGTCGTCCTGATAGACCCGGCAAGGGCGCCTACTGGACCCTACACCCGTCCGCCATGAACATGTTTGAGAACGGTAGCTTCTTGCGCCGCAGGAAGAGGTTCAAGATACCCAGGGATGAAAAGGACGCCATGGAGGCCGGGATGACGTCGTGCAGCGGCGTCCAGTGTCCTGAAGAGACGCTCTTCGAGGACCCCCGCGAGTTTAACCACATCGACCAGGAGTTGGACTTCCACTTGGGATATTTTAGCCACCCGGTTCAACTGACGCCCACACTGGGTTTCTCGCCGCCCACGGCAGGCGTCTCGGTGCCCACTCCTATGGTCTCACCGCCCACGCCCGCCCTCTCTACACCCACGCCAGTACAATCCACGCCCAAACGCCAGGCCTTCACCATTGAGAACCTTGCTACCAGCGACGCTCGACCCACGCCCGACCCCACGCCCCTGCAACCCTTCCTGTCACCAATGGGCATGGATGAGCAACAGGCCCACCCACATCACGCCCACCCTGACCATCAGGGCGTGGGAGGGATGGCGTGTGCCTCGTGCGTGACCACGCCCACACTGCTTCCTCACCTGTACCCGCCAGCTTCGCTTTCTCTCAACCTTGCGGCGCCCACGCCCCTCTACCCTACGCCCTTCCTCCACGCCATCAACCCTCAGGAGCTGCTGCAGCCTCTCCAGCCGCCTTACAACCACGCCCTCACCATCTTCGACGCTATGAGCCTTTCCAGGTTCTACACTAACCATTCCAAGGACTCCAATCATCCCAGCTACGACCCTAGCTATCCCAAGGACTCCAGCCACCTTAGCTACGACCCTAGCTATCCCAAGGACTCCAGCCACCCTAGCTACGACTCCAGCTATCCCAGCTTCGACCTTAGCTATCCTAGCTTCGACTCCAGCTATACCAAGGACGCCAGCCAGCCCATGGATCTCTCACAAGCGCGACCTCCAGCACAAGACAAGGAAAACTGTAGGTACTCCCCACCCATGAGGAGCCTATGA